The Chrysemys picta bellii isolate R12L10 chromosome 5, ASM1138683v2, whole genome shotgun sequence genome includes a window with the following:
- the CLDN23 gene encoding claudin-23, whose amino-acid sequence MRTPSVMIVGLVLSPCGLLLNLVSTLTPCWRQVSRISGKPIDVVYQQGIWELCQETQSTRQRQCGLADELGYFPTQPVQVAKGLMVSSLVVTLVGLVVAALGVRCWQEEPHYLLAGLSGLIFFASGLMSLIPVSWYNHYLSALPAPAGSTLEVGYSLVLGYLGSCLELIGGFSLALSLHQGCQECRRKKTTTKYPHRSQPGPATVFSRDSMPRSQKPAPKSFSNPMDVLEGERSFSRSLPCDSDL is encoded by the coding sequence ATGCGGACGCCGTCGGTGATGATCGTGGGCCTGGTGCTGAGTCCCTGCGGCCTGCTGCTGAACCTGGTCAGCACGCTGACTCCCTGCTGGAGGCAGGTGAGCCGAATATCCGGCAAGCCCATTGACGTGGTCTATCAGCAGGGCATCTGGGAGCTCTGCCAAGAGACCCAGAGCACCCGCCAGCGCCAGTGCGGCCTGGCTGACGAACTCGGCTACTTCCCCACGCAGCCGGTGCAGGTGGCCAAGGGGCTGATGGTCTCCTCGCTGGTTGTGACTTTGGTGGGGCTGGTGGTGGCGGCTCTGGGGGTGCGCTGCTGGCAGGAAGAGCCCCACTACCTGCTGGCAGGCCTCTCTGGCCTGATATTCTTTGCCTCCGGGCTGATGAGCCTCATCCCTGTCTCGTGGTACAACCACTACCTCAGCGCCCTGCCTGCGCCCGCAGGCAGCACCCTGGAGGTGGGCTACAGCCTGGTGCTGGGCTACCTGGGCAGCTGCCTGGAGCTCATCGGGGGCTTCTCCCTGGCACTCAGCCTCCACCAGGGCTGCCAGGAGTGCAGGAGAAAGAAGACAACTACCAAATATCCCCACCGCAGCCAGCCGGGCCCCGCCACCGTATTTTCCAGAGACTCCATGCCCCGTAGCCAGAAGCCGGCTCCCAAGTCCTTCAGCAACCCCATGGATGTGCTGGAGGGAGAAAGAAGCTTCAGCCGCTCTCTGCCCTGTGACTCAGACTTATAG